The sequence CTCGTTCGTGGTCGAAGCCGGAGTGCCCGGCGTCCAGAATGCCTGACCGCACCGTCCGTTCCGGGTGATCGGCGGTTGCCGCCCCGGCGGTCCTGGCTGATCGGCCGTACCCGCTGATCCGGCCGTACCCGCTGATCCGCCGTGCGCGCAGCGGGTCGTGCTGGTGCGGTGCGGTGTGTTGGTGGCGTGTTTGTAGCGCGTCGGTGGGCACCTACCTGGCCGTGGTGCGGGTGGTCGACGCGTTGGAGTGTGCTGGGTGCTGTTGCCCGGGGTGTGTGGGTTTTGCTGCTCTGGTGGGGCCGGTGGTGGTTGGTGGTTGGTTTATTGGCGTTGTGGTGGTGTGGGTGGGGGTGGGGTGTGGGTGGCTGTTGGGGGTGGGATGGTGGTGATCTCTTGGCCGTGGGGGTCGGTGAAGGTCCACCATCGGGGCTGGTCGGGGCTGTGGGCGGGGTGGGCGGTGATGCTGAGGTGGTGTTGGTGGACGAGGGTGTGGTGGTACCAGCACAGCAGGATCGCGTTCTCGGTGCTGGTGTGTCCTTGGTGGTACCACCAGATGCTGTGGTGGATCTCCCCTTGTCCCGGGGGTGCGGTGCAGGAGGGGTATTGGCAGTGCCGGTCCCGGGCGATCACGGCCCGGGTCTGGGCGGGGGTGAATAAGCGTTGGGTGCGTCCGGAGTCCAGGATCTCGCCCTCGGGACCGAAGATGACCCGGTGGAACTCTCCATCGCAGACCAGCTTGGTCAGTTGCCCGTGCGGGATCGGGGTGCCATCAGCAAACGTGGCCGGTGCCGTCCCGCGCAGGAGGTCGTAGTCCAGTCCGGCCGGGATCACCACCCCACCACCGCTGGCATTGGCATCACTGAGGGTGGGTTGGCCGAAGGCGTCTCGGGGGGTGCAGGTGGGTCCGGTGGCGCCGAGGAGGCGTTCGAGGGTGGTGTAGTCGATGGTGATCGCTAGGTGGGGTCGGATCCGGGCTCCGGGTTGCAGGGTGCCGGCATCGAGGAAGGTCCGGCACAGGTGCACCAAGGCATCCGCGCGGCGTTGAGCGGGGGTGCGTTCATCCCCGGCAGCCGGGGTACCGATCACGGCGTCCAGGGCGGTGTTGATCACGGCTCCTTCTTCGGTGCCGAGCCAGCCACGAATATCGGTCCCGTCCAGCACCTGGGAGACGAACAGCTCCCGCGTCGCGCCCTGCTCGCGCCAGTTCCGGTCCCCGGCACCGGGGTCGGTGCGCAGCGCCCAGGTCTTGACCACCCCGGTAAAGTCCTCGGCGTTCATCCGCCCGGCCGCAGCGACGAGGAATCCCTCACCCATGGCCTCGTCCTCGAGCTGGGCCCGTTGGCCCTCGCTCTTGGTGAACCGGGCCAGTACCCGGGCGTGCTCGAGTCCTAACTGCCCCTCAGTCAAGGCTTGGGCGGTCAAGGGGAGGCGCTCGCGTAGGTCGCGGGCCAGCATCCGCGTCGCGTGCGAGGTCGACCGGCGCCGGTGGGTGTGCAGGCTCCACCAGGCGGCGAAGGACTGATACCCGCCCCTGGACCACGCCTGCCCGGAATCGATACCCCCTGCGCACTGGGTCTGCAGCGCTTCCACCGCGCGGGTGACCTGCTCCACCCCGGCGACCACGACCCCGGCATCAGCCTCGGTGAAGGAACCGAACGAGGCCCGCGCCAACACCGACAACTCCTCCCGCACCCCCGCCAGGCGCTCACACACCTGCCCCGCCGTGACCGGGATCTGCGTATCCGTGGTCAACGTCATACCTCATTCACCTCCCTTCCCATATGCCGAATTGTTCTGCTCTACTCTTACGCTTCTACGAACTAGTGTTCGAGGTTTCTGTTTCTACTATACCCACCACCACCGACACCCCATCAAACACCGACACACCCGGATTTGAGAACCGCTGACGAAGCCGAGACTACCGACCCGGGCACGACTATCTTGGACCGCGACGACCAGACGCGAAGGGGTGCGACCACCCCACCACCACGGATCGCGACTACCAGACCTCCAGGGGTGCGACCACCCGATCTGCGCGCCGTTTACTACGATCCTGCCCCACCCGAGGGCTCACACCACCACACCCACGAAGGGGGCTGTGGAAAACCTGGCACCAAGATCCCGAAACACAATCGGGGGTGTGGAAAACGTGGCAATAAGTCCCCGAATCACCGGGAGGGTTGTGGAAAACGTGGCAATATTGGAACGCTTCATTCGCCGCCCTGGATATCTCAATCGATCCTCTAGACCGCGACCGCTCCTTGCTGCGACAAAAATGCTTGATATAGCCGCGCAACATGGCGTTCACGAGCTCATCGGGCCCCGCCACGCGATCACCCGCCCCAGCCGCCACGAGATCGCTGATAGGCGACCCGTCCACGCTCCGTGCACCGCTCCGCCCACCGCGTCGACCGGGCCGAGCACGCCCGCGACTCCCCCAACCAGGCCACGTATCATGGAGGCATGCGAATCGGTATCGGGAGCGACGCCTCCGGCAGCGAGCTCAAGTCTCTGGTCATCACCCATCTGCGCGAGCAGGGACACGACGTCGTGGACTACGGCTTCACGCCGGAGACCGGCGGGGAGGCCGAGTACTCCGCCACCTACGCCCGGGAAGTCGCCCACGCGATCCGCGACGAGACAGTGGAGCGTGGTGTCCTGATCTGCGGAACCGGGATCGGCATCTCGATCTCAGCGAACAAGGTGCGCGGTATCCGCGCCGCGGTCTGCTCTGAGCCGTTCACCGCCCGGCACACTCGGGAGAACAACGGCTCCCAGATCATCGCCTTCGGCGCCTTCGTGGTGGGCCCGGAGATGGCCACCAGCATCGTGGATGCCTTCCTCGGCGCCACGTTCAAGGGGGAGAGCGACCCGGAGTTCGTCGGCCGGTTCAACAAGATCGCTGCCATCGAGAACGAGGAGCTGGCCGCCTCCGAGGCAGCGGCGAGCTAGAACCACACCACCCCGGGCGACATCGCCACGCCGCCCGCTACAGCGCCCGGGCGATACTCCGCCGCAGCAGCAGGCTGCCCAGCAGCAGCACGGCGACCGCCATCGCCACCAGCACTGCGAGCGGGCCGAGGATGTCGCCGAGGCCACCGTCGTGACGCTGGATCTCCGCAAACGCCCGATAGGCCCAGCCGTGCGGGGTGAACGAGGAGACGAACTGCAACGACGCCGGGAAGATCTCCTGCGGCACCATGCAGCCGCCGAGCGCCGCCAGTACCAGGGCGATCCCCACCCCGAACCCGGAGGCTGCACCTTCGTTGTCCAGCAGGGATCCGATGGTCATCGCTGCTCCGGCTGCCACCGCCGCGAACACGGCCAGCACCAGCACGCACAACCAGATGTTCCCCCAGCTCACCCCGAACAGCACAGTGGTGCCGGCCATCACGTAGACCCCTTGGAACAACGCGATGACCCATCGGCCGAATACCTGACCGGCCACCACGGAGACCACCGACACCGGCGCGGCGAGGGTCCGGGCGATCACTCGGTTCCGCCGGGCATCGATCAGCGTTGCCGAGCCGGCCAGGGCGGTCAGGAACACGAACAGCAGCGCCTGGGACGAGGCCCCGACGTCGAACCCGGTCACGCCGGCGAACGCCTGACTGACCTCATCGACATCCACCACCTCCAGGTCCGCCGGTGGCACCTGCTCCTCGGCGTCCTGCCACGCCGCCGCAGCATCTTCCTGGCCCACCCCCGCGTCCGTCAGGGCCGCGACTCCGGCCTGCTCACGGTCCAGCTCGTCCACCCCGGTCTGTACCAGCTGGGCCACGGCCGAGGCATTGCTGGATGCCGCCGAGATCATCTCCAGCTGCACCGGCTCACCGGTATCGAAGGCAGCGGCATCGTCGGCGTCGATCAGCACACCTACATCGGCCCGACCGCGCGCGAGCGTCTCCCGAGCGTCGTCGGCTGAGCTGACCTCCACGGTGAGGTCCCGCTCGGTCAGTTCGGCGGCGATGCGCTGCCCGAGAGCGCTGGAGTCGTCAGTGAGGACCACTCGGCCGTTGCTGGCGCCGCCCCCGAACTGAGCGCCGATCACCACCACCAGCATGAACGGGAAGATGAAGGTGAAGAAGATGTTCGACCGGTCCCGCAGGAATCGGCGCAGCTCCACTGTCGCCACCGCCCACGCCGCGCTCATCGCGCACCTCCCCATGACCCGCACTGCCGCGCGAGCGGCACCACTGCCCCTGCCGCGCTCACTGCGCCACCCCGCGATTCGGGATCAGCCGCGAGGCCACCAGGCACACCACAGCGAAGCCCACCATGATCGCCACCGGCACCCCGATCTCGCCCAGTCCACCGCCGCCGGAGGTGATCCCCAGCCCTCGGGTGAAGGCGGCGATCGGATTCAGGTCCACGATGGTGCCGAGCACCCCCTGCGCGGTGATCGGGAAGAACGCCCCTCCGGACATCCCGAGCACCAGCGCGATGATCGACTGCACCACATTCGCCTGTTCGGCGGTGCGCGCCAGCCGGACCACCACGAACGTCAGCGACGTCGCGGCCAGCACCGCAGCGAGTACCAGCGCCCCCACTGCCGGTACCGAGCCGAAGTCGACCCCGAACAACAGGGACCCCACCGTCAGCAGCACGCTGGTGGCGACCAGCCCCAGCACGAACGCGGTCAGCGCCTTGGCCGCCACGATCGTCGACATCCGCACCGGCATCGACCGCAGCCGCACCAGCGTGCCCTCCTCGCGCTCGGTGATCAGCCCGAGCACTCCGAACCCGACGGTGAACATCAGGAACAGCCCCGCCTGACCAGCGATCAGCATGCCACCGGTGCTCAGCTGCTCCGAGGATGCCTCACCCTGTTCCAGCTGCACCTGAGCCTGCGCCGCAAGCACCTGCTCGGCGAGCACACCGGCGTGCTCGGGATCCAGTCCGGCCGTACCGGCCGCCACAGCGGCCACCGAAGCACCCCGGAACTGCTCCACCACCCCCTGCGCCACGGTGACGAGCACCTGCCCGGACAACCCTGCGCCGTCGCCGATCACGAACCGCACCGGCGCCTCCTCACCGGAAGTGAGCGCAGCGGTGAACCCCTCGGGCACCACCATGCCCAGATCGGCCGAACCGGCCTGAACTTCCGCCCGCGGGTCTTCGCTGTCGATCACGGTCACGTCCACGATGCCGGTGTCGGCCAGAGCATCGACGAGCACACCGGCGAGCTCGTCGTCGGACTCAGCGGACACCGCCAGGTCCACGGGCTCGAACTCCCCCTCGTTCACCCCACCGAGGAGCAGGTTGAGCACGGTCATCAGCGCCAGCGGAACCGCCAGGGAGAAGATCAGCACCGATTTGTCTCGCAGCCGGCGGCGCAGATCCACCGCGGTCATCGTCAGCAGGGCGCGCATGGTCTAGTCCCGCAGCTCCTTGCCGGTCAGATGCAGGAACACCTGCTCCAGATCCGGCCGGGTGATCTCCACATCGGCCAGCTCCAGCTCGCGCGAGGCCGCGGTGACGATCGCGGCCAGGTGCGCGGGTGCGTCCGTCACCGAACACACCACGCCGCCGCTGACCAGATCCACCCGCTGCACCCCGGCCACCTGCTCCAGCGCACGCACGGCGGCGTCGGTGTCCCCGGTTCCGGCCAACCGCACCTGGTCGAGACCGCCGACCAGCCGAATCAGCTCGGCGCGGGTGCCCTCCGCCTGGATCGCGCCGGAGTCGATGATCCCGATCCGGTCGCAGAGCCGCTCGGCCTCCTCCATGTAGTGCGTGGTGTACAGGACCGCCATCCCCTCACCGGAGAGGGGCTTCGACCGACTCCAGGATCGCGTTCCGGGACTGCGGGTCCACGCCCACGGTGGGCTCGTCCAGGATGAGCAGCGCGGGCCGGTGCAACAGCCCGGCGGCGATGTTCAGCCGTCGCTTCATCCCTCCGGAGTACTCCTTCACCGGGTCCTTGGCGCGGTCCGCGAGCCCCACCACCTCGAGCACCTCGTCCACCCGGGCTCGCAGCTCGCTGCCGCGCAGGTTCTGCAGCGCCCCGAAGTAGCGCAGGTTCTCCCGGCCCTTCAGGTCCGGGTAGAGGGCAAGGTCCTGCGGCACCAGCCCGATCCGGGACCGGATCGCCACGTGCCGGGGACCCATCGGCTCACCCAGCAGGGACACGCTGCCGGAGTCCGGGGCGAGCAGACCGGCGATCATCGAGATCGTGGTGGTCTTACCGGCACCGTTCGGGCCGAGCAGCCCGTACGTCTCCCCCGGGGCGATCTGCAGCGAGACTCCGGCCACGGCCTGCAGGCCGCCGAACGAGCGCGTGACGTTGTCCACGCGCACCACCTCGGCGCTGGTCCCGGCTTCTGTCATCGCATGCCCCGTCCCTGGCCGGCCGACGTCTCTCCGCGCCGAATACTACTCACCTGTGCGGGCCGCGTAGGCTCGCCGTGTGTCGCACCCTGCTCGTGGAGACCTGCTCGCCGTGGCCGACCGGGCCCGCAACGGCACCTTCGAAGCTCTCGCCGGCCCGCACTCCTATGACGCGGCCGCTGCCACCGGTTTCCGGCAAGCTGCTGTGCTCGCCCTGTTCACGCCGACGGCGCAGCGCACCGGCGCAGGTCCCCTCGCCGTTGATCAGTCGGTCACCGTGGGTACCGAGTCGGTCACCGCAGCAGGTCAGCCCGCCGCTGCGATCGATGCCGACGACGGCGCAGCCCGGCGGGAGCGGGCATCGGCACCGTCCGAAGCGCTTCTGGATACCGACGTGTTCCTGGTGCAGCGGTCCCCGCTGCTGCGCCACCACCCCGGGCAGATCGCGCTCCCGGGCGGGTCGATCGACCCCGGCGACGACGGACCGGTGGCAGCGGCCCTGCGAGAGACCGAGGAGGAGACCGGCATCAGTGCCGACCAGGTGGAGGTGCTCGGCGAGCTCCCGCCGGTGCTGGTACCGGTGAGCTCGTTCGTCGTCACACCGGTGCTGGCCTGGGCCCCCTCGGTGCGGGCGGGGCGGGTGCTGGATACCGCGGAGGTGCTGCACACGCTGCGCGCGCCGGTCGATGAGCTGCTCGATCCGGCCGCGCGTGCCACGGTGTGGATCGGCGGTCACGGTTCCAGCGGATTCCGGGTGCCGACCGGCTGGGTGTGGGGCTTCACCGGTAACCTGCTGGACCACCTGTTCACCGCGCTCGGCTGGACCCGGGACTGGGACAGCTCGGTGCGGCACACGATGAGCTGGGACGAGGCGCGCGGCGCACAGCTGCTCGGCCACGTACCCTCCCCGGACTGACGCCGGAGGCCAGCGAGACCCGACCGGCCCTGCCTCAGCGCGGACCGATCAGTTCCGCCACCCGACGGTGCGCGATCCGGCGGGCGCGTGCGGGGTCGATCCGGCCATCCTCGGCGACGATGCTCACCGCCAGCCCGTCCAGTAGAGCGAGCAGCTCGGTAGCGTCCTGCTCCGCGGTGTCAGCGCGCCCGCCGGCGGCCGGCAGCAGTAGCCGCAGGCCCGCGCGCATCCGGCCCCACAGGTCGGCATAGGCCGCCGCGGCGGCGTCGTCCACGGTGGCGCGGGCAGCGAGGGCCAACCAGATCCTCGCCACCACATTCTGGGCGTCCGCGGGTAGGAGCCGGTCCACGAGGGCGGACAAGCGCTCGGCCGGGTCCTCGATCTTCTCCAGCTCGCCGTACCGCTCCGCGGCGCCGGTGGCGATCGAGGCCATCGCGGCGGTGAGCATCTCGGCCTTGGTCGGGAAGTGGTGCTGCACTGCGCCCACCGATACCCCGGCGCGGGCGGCGACGGCACGCACGCTCAGCCCCTCGAATCCGGACTCCGCCACGATCGCGATCACTGCAGTCACCACGCCGTCCCGCGCGCTCGAACTCATCGGTACCTGCTTCCGCGATAGGTGCTGTACAGACGCCATGCTGCCATCCCGGCACGGCGGGCCAGCTCGGTGGGCTCAGGTTGCGAGTCCGCGGGTGCGCGGTGCGCCACCGCAGCCACTGCCAGGAGCAGGACGCCCAGCCCGAGCAGCGCCGCCTCGACCGCTTCCATCAGCAGCTCGACCACGACGGTGAGACCTTCGTGCCCTTCGATCGGAATGTCGACGGCACGGGTCACCACACCGAGTACCCCGAACACCAGTCCGCCGAGGATCCAGCCCATCGGCCGGCTCCGGTCCGGCCGGTCGACCAGGGCTGCGACCACCAGCAGCGCGACCGCCACTACCAGGAACAGGAACCGCAGCCACGCCCAGGACCCCATCTGCTCCAGCACGCCCGCCATACCGCCACCGGAGCCCAGGGCGGTAGCGAGACTCGCCCGTTCACCGATCACGCCGATCCCGGAGGCCAACGCGGCCACCACGCAGCCCGCGATCCCCCACCCGAACGCAGCACGCGACCGCCGCCGGTAGCGCACCAGCAGAACTCCCGCCGCGACCGGGGCCAGCAGTCCGAGCAGCTCGATGATGCGGAGCATCACTTCTCCAATACGATCGACATGGTCATGAAGTACGATCGTATGGCTAGGACGACGCGCCGCACAACCCCCTCGCGCCGATGGGAGTGCATGGTGGGTGACCTGAGCGTCGCTCCGCGGCCGTTTCGCGACGGAAATCTCACCCGGCGAGCACAGTCGACGGCGGAGCTCACCTGGGCCAGGTGAGCTCCGCCGTCGTACGTGGTTGCGATGGGCGCCTAGACGCGCCGGAGCACCTCGTCGAAGATCGCATCCAGGTGCGGGTCACCGCCCTGCCGGGCCTCGTCGGCCAGGTACCAGTCCAGGCTCTCGCCGAAACCCTCCTCGAGCGTCGCGGTGGGCGCGAACTCGGGCACCAGGGCGCGGATCTTGCTGTTGTCCAGGACGAAGTCGTTGGCCTTGTCCCCCAGCGCGGAAGCGCCCACGCGTTCGTCGACGGCGGCGATCGCCTCCGCGGGTACGTGCGCGAGCTCTGGCGTCACCCCGAGCAGATCGGCAAGGGTGGTGTAGATCGCGTTCCAGGTGGGCGCCAGATCGGAGGTGATGTGAAATGCCTCGCCGAGCGCCTCGGCCCGGCCGAACAGCCCCACGAAGCCGATCGCGAAGTCCTTCGCCCGGGTCACCGTCCACCGGGTAGTGCCATCGCCGAGCACCACCACCGGGGCACCACGGCGCAGCCGCTCCACGTCGGTCCAGCGCCCAAGCGTGGGAATCCGAGTGCGGTCATAGGTAGCCGAGGGCCGCACCACCGTGACCGGGAAGTCCGACTCCTCGTGGGCCCGCAGGAGCAGTTCTTCGCTGGCCGCCTTGTCCCGGGAGTACTGCCAGTACGGGTTCTCCAGCGGAGTCTCCTCGGTGACCGGAAGCCGTGCCGGCGGGGTCTGGTAGGCGGAGGCAGAGCTGATGTACAGGTACTGGCCGGTGCGCCCAGCGAACAGGTCGACTGCAGTGGCCGCATGTTCAGGGGTGAAGGAGATGAAGTCGGCGACCGAGTCGAAGCTCGCATCCCCGAGCGCAGCACGTACTGCGGCCGGGTCGCGGACATCGGCATGCACGCTGCGCACGCCGCCGGGCAGGCTGCGCACACTGGACTCACCGCGGTTCAGCACGGTCACGTCCCAGCCGCGGGCCAGCGCTACCGGCACACAGGCCGCGCTGATCTGACCGGTACCTCCGACGAACAGCACACGGGGCATGGCTCGCTCCTCTCCGTCCGCCCCGGGCAGGCGGCTCCGTGGTGAACCTACCGCGCCGCCACTCTGCTCGGCTGAGCATCGGGACTCTTGCCCTCGGGATCCGGGCTGCCGACCGGTGGCTCAGGTTCCCGTGAGCGCCTGCGCCGCGGCAGTCAAGGGACCCGGGGTGGTCCGGTAGTAGGCCCAGCGCCCCCGCTGCTCCCTGGTGACGAGTCCGGCGTCGACGAGGAGCTTCATGTGGTGGGAGACGGTCGGCTGAGAGAGCCCCACAGGTTCGGTGAGGTCGCAGGCGCACATCTCGCCCGGGGCGGACCCGCCGATCAGAGAGTACAACTTGACGCGGGTGGGGTCACCGAGCGCCTTGAACACCCGCGCGATCAGTTCGGCGTGCTCGTCGGTCAGCGGCTGCTGGGCCGGGTTGCAGCATCCACTGAGCGCGTCGGCGAGAAGCTCGGGTGCGGTGCCGATGGTCATGACTCCTAGTTTGCACGATGCATTGACACCTGTCGATACGTCGTGCCAGGCTCGACCGCGCACGCATTGAAGTTTGTCGATATGAGGAGGTTGTCATGGAGCTACCAGTGGTGGTGATCGGTGCTGGTCCGCAGGGCCTGGCCGCGGGAGCTCACCTGCTCGAGCGCGGCATCGAGCCGGCGATTTTCGAGGCCGGGCGGCGTGCCGGTGCGGCTGTTTCTGAGTGGGGCCATGTGCGGTTGTTCTCGACGTGGAGCGAGCTGATCGACGCCGCCTCTGAGCGACTGCTGGCAGCTGCAGGATGGCGGCGTCCGGACGAGGGGTATCCCACCGGGGCGGCCTGGGTCGAGGACTACCTGACGCCGTTGGCCGACCTGCTCGGTGATCGGGTGTCACTCGGCGCACGGGTCGTGGGTGTGGCGCGGAACCGTCGCGACCTGTCGGTGGATGCAGGCCGCGACGAGGCTCCGTTCGTCGTCCACGTCCGGCACACCGACGGCCGGGAAGAACGAATCGAGGCCCGCGCAGTGATCGATGCCTCGGGCACCTGGACGAGCCCCGCCCCGGCAGGCGCAGATGGGCTCCCCGCGCTCGGTGAGACAGCGGCGGCCACGGCCGGACTGGTCTCCGCTGGCATTCCTGACGCTGGCGAGGCGGAGGCGTTGGCGGGTGCGCATGTGGTGGTCGTCGGCGCCGGACATTCGGCAGCGACGGCTGTCATCGCGCTCGCTCAGGTGGCGAAGACGCAGCCCGCGATGCGCCTCTCGTGGGTGCTGCGCCGCGGTCAGGTCGGTCAGGCCTTCGGTGGAGGTGACGCGGATGAGCTGCCTGAGCGTGGTGCGCTGGGCCTTCGGGCGAAGCAGGCCGTTGCCGATGGGCTGGTGGAGCTGGTGACCGGGTTCCGCACCGAACGTATCGACAGCGACTCGGGCCGGGCAGTGCTCGTCTCGGAAGACGGGCGCGAGCTGGCTCCGGCGGATCGGGTGTTCGTGCTCACCGGGTTCCGTCCCGACCTGTCGTTCCTGTCGGAGGTACGCCTGGACCTGGATGTGCGGTTGCAGGCTCCTTCACGGCTGGCGGTCGAGGTGGACCCGAACGTCCACTCCTGCGGCAGCGTGCGTGCCACCGGCGCTGCCGAGCTGGCACATCCGGAGGTGGGCTTCTTCATCGTGGGCGCGAAGTCGTATGGGCGGGCGCCGACGTTCCTCGCGCTGACGGGCTTCGAGCAGGTGCGTAGCGTCGTCGCGAGCCTGGCCGGTGACCATGAGGCCGCCGTGCGGGTGGAGCTCGACCTGCCGGACACCGGGGTGTGCGGAGGTAGCGGGGTGTTCGATGCTCCGGCAGAAGTGGACGCCACCGGGTGCTGTGCGCCGCAGCCGCAGCTGGTGCAGCTCGGTGCCCGGGAGCCGGTATGAAACGGGCGCGTCTGGTGATAGTTGGCGGCGGCCAGTCCGGCCTCGCCGCCGCCCGGGCGGGCCGTGATCGCGGCTGGGAGCCGATCGTGCTGGAGGCTGGGCCGGAGCCGATCGGGTCCTGGCCCGACTACTACGACAGCCTCCGTCTATTCTCCCCACGCCAGTTCAGCAGCTTTCCTGGCTACGACTTCCCAGGTCCCGCAGACAGCTATCCCGCGCGGGATGAGGTGGTGGACTACGTGCGCGGGTATGCCTCCTGGCTCGGCGTTGACATCCGGACCAGGTCCCGCGTCACCAACGTCACCTCGGACCGTGCTGGGGGCTTCACGGCGCACCTGGCCGACGGAGCCGCCGTCTCCGGCGATGTGCTGATCGCCGCGAGCGGATCGTTTGGCAACCCTTATATTCCGCCGGTCGCCGGCGGTGAGGAGTTCGGCGGCCAGGTGTTGCCTGTGGCCGAGTACCGGTCGCCGGAGTCGTTCGCCGGGAAGCGGGTGGTGGTGGTTGGCGCGGGGAACTCCGCGGTCCAGGTCGGCCACGAGCTCGCCCAGGTAGCCGAGGTCTCGCTGGCGGTGCGGGATCGGGTGCGGCTGGTCTCCCAGCTGGTCGCGGGGCGCGATCTGCACTGGTGGTTGCGGCTGACCCGGGCCGATCTGCTGCCGCCGTGGGCGCTCGACCGGTTCGTGACCGGTACACCGGTGATCGACGCCGGCCGCTATCAGCAGGCTCTGCACTGCGGGCAGCTGGATCAGCGGCGGATGTTCACCGCATTCACCCGCGACGGTGTGGTCTGGCCCGACGGCACCCCGGAGCGGGTCGATGCGGTGATCTTCGCGACCGGGTATCGCCCCCATCTGCCCTACCTCGGTTCGCTCGGCGCACTCGATACCGACGGCGCACCGCGGCACCGGCACGGCATCTCGACGTCTGCGCCCGGGCTGGGGTTCCTCGGGTTGGAGTTCCAGCGGACGTTCTCCTCGAACACGTTGCGCGGCGTGCACCGCGACGCCGGCTTCGTGGTCGGCGCACTCGCTCATCAGCGGCGAAAGGTGGCCGTTGGCTAGCACGCAGCAACAACGCGCCAGCGTGCAGCCTGGCGGGCTGCGCCCGCGGCTGGCGGTGGTGTTGGCGGCG is a genomic window of Ruania zhangjianzhongii containing:
- a CDS encoding HNH endonuclease signature motif containing protein, giving the protein MTLTTDTQIPVTAGQVCERLAGVREELSVLARASFGSFTEADAGVVVAGVEQVTRAVEALQTQCAGGIDSGQAWSRGGYQSFAAWWSLHTHRRRSTSHATRMLARDLRERLPLTAQALTEGQLGLEHARVLARFTKSEGQRAQLEDEAMGEGFLVAAAGRMNAEDFTGVVKTWALRTDPGAGDRNWREQGATRELFVSQVLDGTDIRGWLGTEEGAVINTALDAVIGTPAAGDERTPAQRRADALVHLCRTFLDAGTLQPGARIRPHLAITIDYTTLERLLGATGPTCTPRDAFGQPTLSDANASGGGVVIPAGLDYDLLRGTAPATFADGTPIPHGQLTKLVCDGEFHRVIFGPEGEILDSGRTQRLFTPAQTRAVIARDRHCQYPSCTAPPGQGEIHHSIWWYHQGHTSTENAILLCWYHHTLVHQHHLSITAHPAHSPDQPRWWTFTDPHGQEITTIPPPTATHTPPPPTPPQRQ
- a CDS encoding RpiB/LacA/LacB family sugar-phosphate isomerase, whose translation is MRIGIGSDASGSELKSLVITHLREQGHDVVDYGFTPETGGEAEYSATYAREVAHAIRDETVERGVLICGTGIGISISANKVRGIRAAVCSEPFTARHTRENNGSQIIAFGAFVVGPEMATSIVDAFLGATFKGESDPEFVGRFNKIAAIENEELAASEAAAS
- a CDS encoding ABC transporter permease; translated protein: MSAAWAVATVELRRFLRDRSNIFFTFIFPFMLVVVIGAQFGGGASNGRVVLTDDSSALGQRIAAELTERDLTVEVSSADDARETLARGRADVGVLIDADDAAAFDTGEPVQLEMISAASSNASAVAQLVQTGVDELDREQAGVAALTDAGVGQEDAAAAWQDAEEQVPPADLEVVDVDEVSQAFAGVTGFDVGASSQALLFVFLTALAGSATLIDARRNRVIARTLAAPVSVVSVVAGQVFGRWVIALFQGVYVMAGTTVLFGVSWGNIWLCVLVLAVFAAVAAGAAMTIGSLLDNEGAASGFGVGIALVLAALGGCMVPQEIFPASLQFVSSFTPHGWAYRAFAEIQRHDGGLGDILGPLAVLVAMAVAVLLLGSLLLRRSIARAL
- a CDS encoding ABC transporter permease — translated: MRALLTMTAVDLRRRLRDKSVLIFSLAVPLALMTVLNLLLGGVNEGEFEPVDLAVSAESDDELAGVLVDALADTGIVDVTVIDSEDPRAEVQAGSADLGMVVPEGFTAALTSGEEAPVRFVIGDGAGLSGQVLVTVAQGVVEQFRGASVAAVAAGTAGLDPEHAGVLAEQVLAAQAQVQLEQGEASSEQLSTGGMLIAGQAGLFLMFTVGFGVLGLITEREEGTLVRLRSMPVRMSTIVAAKALTAFVLGLVATSVLLTVGSLLFGVDFGSVPAVGALVLAAVLAATSLTFVVVRLARTAEQANVVQSIIALVLGMSGGAFFPITAQGVLGTIVDLNPIAAFTRGLGITSGGGGLGEIGVPVAIMVGFAVVCLVASRLIPNRGVAQ
- a CDS encoding ABC transporter ATP-binding protein, whose translation is MTEAGTSAEVVRVDNVTRSFGGLQAVAGVSLQIAPGETYGLLGPNGAGKTTTISMIAGLLAPDSGSVSLLGEPMGPRHVAIRSRIGLVPQDLALYPDLKGRENLRYFGALQNLRGSELRARVDEVLEVVGLADRAKDPVKEYSGGMKRRLNIAAGLLHRPALLILDEPTVGVDPQSRNAILESVEAPLR
- a CDS encoding NUDIX hydrolase, whose translation is MSHPARGDLLAVADRARNGTFEALAGPHSYDAAAATGFRQAAVLALFTPTAQRTGAGPLAVDQSVTVGTESVTAAGQPAAAIDADDGAARRERASAPSEALLDTDVFLVQRSPLLRHHPGQIALPGGSIDPGDDGPVAAALRETEEETGISADQVEVLGELPPVLVPVSSFVVTPVLAWAPSVRAGRVLDTAEVLHTLRAPVDELLDPAARATVWIGGHGSSGFRVPTGWVWGFTGNLLDHLFTALGWTRDWDSSVRHTMSWDEARGAQLLGHVPSPD
- a CDS encoding TetR/AcrR family transcriptional regulator; this encodes MSSSARDGVVTAVIAIVAESGFEGLSVRAVAARAGVSVGAVQHHFPTKAEMLTAAMASIATGAAERYGELEKIEDPAERLSALVDRLLPADAQNVVARIWLALAARATVDDAAAAAYADLWGRMRAGLRLLLPAAGGRADTAEQDATELLALLDGLAVSIVAEDGRIDPARARRIAHRRVAELIGPR
- a CDS encoding NAD-dependent epimerase/dehydratase family protein, whose protein sequence is MPRVLFVGGTGQISAACVPVALARGWDVTVLNRGESSVRSLPGGVRSVHADVRDPAAVRAALGDASFDSVADFISFTPEHAATAVDLFAGRTGQYLYISSASAYQTPPARLPVTEETPLENPYWQYSRDKAASEELLLRAHEESDFPVTVVRPSATYDRTRIPTLGRWTDVERLRRGAPVVVLGDGTTRWTVTRAKDFAIGFVGLFGRAEALGEAFHITSDLAPTWNAIYTTLADLLGVTPELAHVPAEAIAAVDERVGASALGDKANDFVLDNSKIRALVPEFAPTATLEEGFGESLDWYLADEARQGGDPHLDAIFDEVLRRV
- a CDS encoding ArsR/SmtB family transcription factor produces the protein MTIGTAPELLADALSGCCNPAQQPLTDEHAELIARVFKALGDPTRVKLYSLIGGSAPGEMCACDLTEPVGLSQPTVSHHMKLLVDAGLVTREQRGRWAYYRTTPGPLTAAAQALTGT